The nucleotide sequence CGTCCGTGCTCGGCGAAGAAGGCTTCGTGCTGGGCGTTCCAGCGACGCGGCTTCGCCCAGTTCGATGGGCTGGTGCGATGGCGTTCGGCGTGCGGGCCCCAGGTCTCGATGCCCCTGGCCCGCAGCACGCGGACCGGCGTGCTGACTTCCGCATAGCAGCCGTCGCAGCCGCCGCCGCACGTGGCGGCGGTGGAGACCTTCGTGCAGCCGATCCACGGGTTGAAGGTGTGGTCGCACCACTCGATCTTCGTGTCAGCGGCCACTGCGAGCCTCCCTGACCTGGTAGACCATCTCGTAGCGGCCCATCGCGAGCGGGGCGATCGGCTTGAGATCGATGGTGACGACGAGGCCGCGCTCGCGCGCGCTCTCGATGAGGTGCTGCGCGGCCATCTGTAGCGCGATGATGTCGTTCGCCCTGCTCGGTGCCGGCGTGGTGTCGATGAGGTGCATCACTATTCCCCCGCGCCGAACAGCAGGGGCTGCACGGCGCCGTTCTGGTAGACGACTGGCATGACCGTGTCGGCCGCGGGCTCGTCGCCCTCCCAGCCGTCGGGCCACGTGTTGGCGGCGATCAGCGCGCGGATGCGCGCCTCCTCGTCGCTATTGATGAGGCTGATCTGCGGGCGGCCCTCCGCGCGCGCCGCGTCGTTGCATTCGGTCTGGATGGCGAGGATCCGCTCGAGGCCCATCGTGCGTGCCTCGAGCGTGATTGGGCCCATGCGCTGCGGGTTCTTCGCGATGCTCCCGTCCTTGAGCCGCTCGAGCCCGGCCTTCTTGATCCTGTGCTTCGGCTCCCGTAGCTCGCGCCACAGCGGCTTGATGCCCTTGAGCGGCCGCAGGTACTGCCATTGCGGCACCAGCAGCACCGTGTCCAGCGCGGTGTCCTCGGCCGCCAGCGCGCAGCCGACGCAGCCGGTGCGCGCGTTGATCTCCTCGGCCTCGTCGCCGCCGTAGGCGTCCGCGATCATGGCCGTGCTCCAGTCGCCGAAGTCCGCCTCAGGCGCCCAGTGCTTGAGCCATTCCCAGACGTGGCACACCCGCCAGTGCAGCAGGGGCGCCAGCGTTGCGATGCGGCCGCGCAAGCCGCGCGCGTTGGGCAGCACCTGCTGGTACCAGCCCTGACCGCACTCGGCGCCGTCCTTGCCGCACGACATCTCGATGCGGCGGTCGCGGATCGCGCTCTCGCCCTGACGCACGCCTGTGATCATCAGGATCTGGCCGTCGAGCTGGTCGAGCCGATCGCGCAGCGCCTGCTCCATCGGGTCGATCTTGATCTGGCGCGTGCACCACCGCAGCGTGTTGTTGTTCGGCGGCGGCACGCCGCGGCCGAGGATGTAGACCATGAATCGCTTGTCCATGGGCGCGGTCACCACCTCGACGCGGATGCCGCGCTCGCGCAGCTCGTCCATGATCTGCTCGGCTGCGATTGCCAGCGGCGGCAGTTCCTGGCGCGTGTCGGCGTAGAAGACCGTCAGCGTCTCCGGCGCGCGGATCTTCCCGGTGTCGATCAGCCAGGTGACGACCGTCAACGTGGCGCTGCTGTCTTTGCCGCCCGACCAGGCAATGCCCCAGTGCGGGTGATCGGGCCCGTAGGCCTGCAGCGACTGGATCGTGAGCTCGATGCTCTCGGTCATCTGCAGGCGCTGGCCGCCGTCGAAGAAGCTGGGTTGGTGCTTCATACTGCTGGCCTCACAACCAGGAGAAGACGATGGCTACCTTGGACCCGAACAGCCTGCCCGACGCAGTGGAAATGCTGCGAAACCAGCATCTCAGTGCGCGAGATTTCGTGATGGAGACGCTCAAGATCCCTGTGAACAGAGAGGACTTCGCTATGGTGCTGGTCGGTGTATTGCAGGTCCTTGCAACAAACGAGCTGACCCTTGCGCAGAAGAAAGCGAAGGCGAAGTAGGGAATGCCGAAGCCCACCCGCACCGCAAAACAGCTGCGCGAACTGTTGCTCGAGCGCATCGAGGCCGTCCCTGACCTGGCAGGCCAGGAAACGGACGTGCACCGCGGCGGCGTGGTCGGCACGGGCGGCGACGGCGAGGGCGGCCCGAACTGGACCGTGCCGGTGCTGACAGACCGCGGCACCCATCGCGCTGACATCGCGCGGATCATTCGCGACCTGCAGCGGCAATACGATCTTGAGGACTGAGCCTGGCGCTACCGCCTCGCGCAAACGTGCAATGACACCATGATCGAGAAGCCTTTTTACGCTCCTGTCGCGACGCCGTATCGCGGGTACACCATCACGGCGGTCGCCCCAGACGTCAACGGGGAGCCTGCGGTTTCCACGTGTTCGATTCGTCGTCCGGACGACACGATCTGCGCGGTTGCTGTCGTCGGCCCGTTCCCGAGTAGAGAAGCTGCCCATGCCGCCATGCTTGAGGCCGCGAAGCTCAAAATTGACGAGGAACTGGCGGGCTGACATCAGTTCGCCCCCCTGACGGTAAGCGCCATAGCGAC is from Variovorax paradoxus and encodes:
- a CDS encoding phosphoadenosine phosphosulfate reductase family protein translates to MKHQPSFFDGGQRLQMTESIELTIQSLQAYGPDHPHWGIAWSGGKDSSATLTVVTWLIDTGKIRAPETLTVFYADTRQELPPLAIAAEQIMDELRERGIRVEVVTAPMDKRFMVYILGRGVPPPNNNTLRWCTRQIKIDPMEQALRDRLDQLDGQILMITGVRQGESAIRDRRIEMSCGKDGAECGQGWYQQVLPNARGLRGRIATLAPLLHWRVCHVWEWLKHWAPEADFGDWSTAMIADAYGGDEAEEINARTGCVGCALAAEDTALDTVLLVPQWQYLRPLKGIKPLWRELREPKHRIKKAGLERLKDGSIAKNPQRMGPITLEARTMGLERILAIQTECNDAARAEGRPQISLINSDEEARIRALIAANTWPDGWEGDEPAADTVMPVVYQNGAVQPLLFGAGE